The Deltaproteobacteria bacterium genomic sequence ATGCATCCATAGAGACAGACGCAAAGGCAATATTAGCCTATACCATATCAGGAAGGACTGCGCAGCTTGTCTCAAAACTTAAGCCAAAATGCAAAGTGTTTGCCCTGACGCCTGAAAATACCGTCTATTGCAGGCTTCCGCTTTTATGGGGAGTTGTACCGGTAGTCATCCCTTTTGGAGATTCTACAGACAGGATGTTGGATATTGGCGAGAGGGCGCTTATCAAGAGAAGGCTCTTGAATAAGGGCGATGTAGTTGTTATAGTTTCAGGGACATCGGCCCAAATGGGCGCAACAAATATGATGAAGGTGCACAGGGTGGGAGAGTAAAATGCCGGCTTAAGATTGATCGATGAAGGTATAAGAAAAGGATTTTTTCCTTCAACCTTCAGCCTATTCTAAACAGGAGGGCTTCTATGGAACTTAAGAAAAAGGTTTCGGACATTCACGACTGCCTGAAAGGGATTGTAAAAATAGAAAAAGACAATGTGGCGGTGCAGGACGAAAAGAGGCTGATGGAGGCGGTGGACTGGCTTGTTTATAATGCGGTGTTCAATGCCGATAATGAGATAAAGGCCAATTGCAGGTGGCTTATAAAGGCTGCGGCTTTAGCTTTGGGTATAAGGTCTGCGTCTATTCAGGGGCTTTACGAGGCGATGGGGAGGGGAGAGGTGGCTGGTTTTACCGTGCCTGCGGTGAATATAAGAGGGCTTACTTATGACACTGCGCGGGCATTATTTAGGTCAGCCCTGAAAAACAAGGCCGGCGCAATTATATTTGAGATAGCAAAAAGCGAGATGGGTTATACAGACCAGAGCCCTTATGAATATTCAACAGTTGTCATTGCGGCAGCAGTAAAAGAAGGCTACAAAGGCCCTATCTTTATTCAGGGAGACCACTTTCAGATAAACCCGAAGAATTATGCCCAGGACAGGGAAAAGGAGATTGCCGGATTAAGGGAGCTTATAAAGAAGGCGGTCGGCGCGGGTTTTTACAATATAGATATTGATTCGTCAACGATTGTGGATTTAAACAAGGCATCTGTTGCAGAACAGCAGAGGCCTAATTTTGATGTTACAGCGCAGCTTACTGAATTTATACGGGATATAGAGCCGGAGACAACGCCGATATCCATCGGCGGAGAGATAGGCGAGGTGGGGGGTAAAAACTCTACCGAGGAAGAATTAAGGACATTTATGGACAACTATCTCTCAACCCTTGCGCGGATGGGCAACAACATGAAGGGCATAAGCAAGATGAGCATCCAAACCGGCACAAGCCACGGCGGCGTTGTCCTGCCGGACGGCACAATCGCAAAGGTGAAGGTTGATTTTGATACCATTGAAAAACTTTCCAATCTGGCGCGCAAGGCCTACGGACTTGCGGGCGTTGTCCAGCACGGCGCATCAACCCTGCCAGATAACGCCTTTGACCTCTTCCAGAAAAGAGGCGCGGCAGAGGTGCATTTGGCAACCGGTTTCCAGAATATGCTCTATGACAGCAAAAACTTCCCTGAAAGCCTTAGGCAGGAGATTTATAAATATCTGCATACCCATATGGCAAAGGAGAAAAAGGAAACTGAGACTGACGAGCAATTTATCTATAAGACAAGGAAAAAGGGATTAGGGCCTTTTAAGGAGAAATTCTGGAATCTGCCCCTGAGCACAAGAGAGAAAATTGGAAGGGAACTGGAGGAAAGGTTTGACCTCTTGTTAGGCAAGCTGAAGGTAATCAATACATACGATATCGCCGCAAGATGGGCTAATCCGGCAAATATTGCTTTAAAACTTGAGAACGAGATGGCTGGAGTTGATTCTGAAGGCAAAAAAATAAAACAGGAAAAGGGAGAGAGGGGGGAATAAAAAAGGAGGTTATATGCCAATAGAACGGATTCACCCAATGATAGTGCATTTCCCTATAGCGCTTTTGATTACAAGCGTTTTTCTTGATTTCTTGAGGTTGGTGACAAAGAAGGACGATTTTGAAAGGAGCGCCTTTCACCTTTTATTTCTGGGAGCTCTCGGCGGCATAGTTGCCATTATCTTTGGCCATTTTGCAGCGGATGTGGCGTCAGACAGGCCTAATATAGCCGATACTATTGAGACGCATGAAGCCCTTGCATTTACCACCGCGCTTTTATTTATAATCCTACTTATTGTCCGCTATATATTCGTGAGAAATGATAATTTCAGCAAGATAAGGCCATACTATTTGATAGCCGCAGTTATGGGGATTGGCCTGCTTCTTACAACCGCATATTACGGTGGACAATTAGTATATGATTACGGCGCAGCGGTAAGCGCTGCAATCCTGAAGTGAATTACCCGCCAGCAAGCTGGTGGGTATCTAACCTAAAATCTCCCCTCCCTTGACGGGAGGGGACTAAGGGGAGGGTGTGCAGTATTACAAAAAGTTTTCACCCCCACCCTGCCCTCCCCCGTCAAGGGGGAGGAAAACTTTAGGTAGTATTGCTGATTGCAAAAATTTTTCCATTTGACAATTTTTTTCTGCTTGCAATAATTGCCACGGTTCATAAACTACGATTAGACTGCTTATATGAATAATCAAGAAAAGATTTATTCCATATTGCCTGCGCTTCTAATTATCATTGCGATATTTTGTTCTGTCAGGGCGCGGGCTGATATGTATAAATATGTTGATGACAAGGGCACTCTGTCTATTACTGATGATTTGGCAAAGGTGCCGGAAAAATACAGGTCAAAGACAGAGGCAATCAAAGAACAGAAGATACAGGTAATAGTGGCGCCGGCAGAAAAAGAAAAAATGTCAGGCAGTAAAGAGCCGGCAGCAATAGGCGGCGGAATAACTGCGGAGGGTTTAAAATCCCTTGCGGCAAACAAGAAGATTTTGGCTGTTGCTCTTGTTTCATGTTTAGGATTATTGGCTGCAATGATATTTATTTTAAACAAATATGTCAAGAACAGGATGGTAACCAGACTCATCTTTGTTGCGATAGCAGCAGTGCTTATGGTATTCCTTTATAAGACATATGCCGAAAATGTTTACAGGCAATTTTCCGATGCAAAAAAAACTGCTGAAGATGCAAAAAAACTTATTGAGCAGAAGCAAAAAGAACAGATGAAAGGATTGGATGATATTGTGAAGTAAAGAAAAACAAAGGAAATATAATCAGCCTGCTTTTGCTGTTCAATGTTTTGATTCCGAAAATACCCCATCCCCACCCTGACCCTCCCCTTGAAGGGTAGGGAATATTTCCTCTCCCTCAGGGAGAGCTTTCACACTTTAACTCCCTCTCCCTCAGGGAGAGGATTAAGGTGAGGGTGGGGTAATAAGCATGGTATGTTATCAAGAAACAGGCTATGCATGAAAATTGTAATGTTATCCAACCACATAACTATAATGAAATTCAATAGTTGCGTCAATTTTATTTTTATAATTTGGTTGACATGGTTCAATAAGTTGGATAAAGTCCAAAAACTGTATAATTACTAGTTAGGCGGCGTTGTCGTTATCCTGAAAGGGGGTCTTCAAGTGGCAACTTCAGTCAATTCCCTCGGATTGATCCTGGACGTCCTCGGCGCAATTCTTCTGCTCAAGTTCGGCATTCCACCGAAGATCGATCCCCAGGGCCACATCTATTTCATCGCAGAGCAGGTAGATGAAGCCGAAATCGCCATGGGAAAGCGCTACTGCTTCTGGTCCAATGTAGCAGTAGTCCTCCTGATTGCAGGATTCGCTCTTCAACTTGTCAGCAACTACATCAAGTGATCACCCAACGCCGCCTAACAACTCGGTGGAGGCGACCCGCCTACGTGCCGCAAACGGACACTTGTCTTGCCCATCAGGCTGACGTAGAGTGAAGGGAGCCTCGCCCACGACGACGGGCGACTCACCTCGAAGCCGTTATGATGACAGCGCTATAATGAATTGTGAAACGTTTCTTATGGCATCTGGCCTTCGGGGGATACGGGTGCAGGTTCTATTCCTGCAAGGCAATCCAACTCTGACTGTAAGCCGCAACCTAATCCATCTTGGAAGAACATAAACGCAGAGATGTCCGTTGGCATTAAACAGGAGAGGGAGGCGCCTATGAAAGTCAGAACGATCAATAAACTGGTCAAGAATACAGTCATAACAGTCAGATTTAAAGCAACGTTATTGGCTGCGGCTTTGGTCAGTTGCTTGTTGAATGCCCCGTTGACCAGATCCCATAAGATTTGGACAGGACAGGCAGTATAAATTGACACCACTCCAACGAACTGATATGCTGTGATTTAACTGAGATCCCAAAGAATATGGAGGTGTAATCTCGGATATGACAAGTGCAACGCAAACTATTTTTGAGCAGGCGCTTCGCCTCAACCCGGTAGAACGAGCGGAACTAATCGACGAACTCTTTCACAGCTTTGATAAAAGCCATGATGAGCGGATTGATGCTCTCTGGGCCGTTGAGTCAGAGTCAAGAATTGATGCATTCGATGCTGGACAGATAAGTGCCGATTCCGCTGAGGCTGTATTTGAGCGGATAAGCAAACGATGAAAATCCGTGTTCTCTCCTGCGCAGAACAAGAATTAGCAGAGACCGTCGACTACTATAACGAACAGTGTCCCGGACTTGGCTATGAATTCGCGGCAGAGGTTAAGAACACATTTTATCGCATTAAATCCTTTCCTGAAGCATGGCCCCTTATATCCAGCCGCTCAAGACGCTGTATTACCAATAGATTCCCTTATGGAGTTTTGTACCATTTCAGGCAGGAGTTTATCCTTGTCTCTGCAATAATGCACTTAAAACGTGATCCGAAAAAGTGGCAGGAACGAATAAAGAAAACGCTCAGATAACAAGCCGCTCCACATTGACGCTGCTGCTTGCAAAAAAACCGCAAGCCAGACGCGCAAGTGAGCTTAATCATTATGATGACAGCGCTATAATGAATAATGTAAAAAATCGTTCTTAATGTTTTTTTGTTGCATTAACGGCCTTTATCTCAATTGGCGATGAGGGGTTATTGCTGATTGGTATTGTAAACCTAAAAATAGTTCCTTTTCCCAATTCGCTTTCTATTGAAATATTGCCTCCGTGCCTCTCAATAATATATTTTGCCAGAGAAAGGCCCAGGCCTGTGCCTTTTGTTGTTTTTGCAACATTGCCGGCCCTGAAAAATTCCTCAAACATGTGCGGCATATC encodes the following:
- a CDS encoding class II fructose-bisphosphate aldolase: MELKKKVSDIHDCLKGIVKIEKDNVAVQDEKRLMEAVDWLVYNAVFNADNEIKANCRWLIKAAALALGIRSASIQGLYEAMGRGEVAGFTVPAVNIRGLTYDTARALFRSALKNKAGAIIFEIAKSEMGYTDQSPYEYSTVVIAAAVKEGYKGPIFIQGDHFQINPKNYAQDREKEIAGLRELIKKAVGAGFYNIDIDSSTIVDLNKASVAEQQRPNFDVTAQLTEFIRDIEPETTPISIGGEIGEVGGKNSTEEELRTFMDNYLSTLARMGNNMKGISKMSIQTGTSHGGVVLPDGTIAKVKVDFDTIEKLSNLARKAYGLAGVVQHGASTLPDNAFDLFQKRGAAEVHLATGFQNMLYDSKNFPESLRQEIYKYLHTHMAKEKKETETDEQFIYKTRKKGLGPFKEKFWNLPLSTREKIGRELEERFDLLLGKLKVINTYDIAARWANPANIALKLENEMAGVDSEGKKIKQEKGERGE
- a CDS encoding DUF2231 domain-containing protein, with amino-acid sequence MPIERIHPMIVHFPIALLITSVFLDFLRLVTKKDDFERSAFHLLFLGALGGIVAIIFGHFAADVASDRPNIADTIETHEALAFTTALLFIILLIVRYIFVRNDNFSKIRPYYLIAAVMGIGLLLTTAYYGGQLVYDYGAAVSAAILK
- a CDS encoding addiction module protein, with protein sequence MTSATQTIFEQALRLNPVERAELIDELFHSFDKSHDERIDALWAVESESRIDAFDAGQISADSAEAVFERISKR
- a CDS encoding type II toxin-antitoxin system RelE/ParE family toxin; protein product: MKIRVLSCAEQELAETVDYYNEQCPGLGYEFAAEVKNTFYRIKSFPEAWPLISSRSRRCITNRFPYGVLYHFRQEFILVSAIMHLKRDPKKWQERIKKTLR